GGTGCGCAGGATCGGTCGGGCAGGACGGCGCCCGGCGGGGTAGGACCGGGCCATGGGCTGGGAGCCGGACCGGGACGCACTGCGAGGACGGGTGGCGGTGGTCGCCGGCGCCACCCGTGGGGCGGGCCGGGGCATCGCGGTGGCCCTCGGGGAGGTGGGCGCCACCGTCGTGTGCACCGGGCGCAGCAGCCGCACCGGCACCCTGCGCTCCGACTACGACCGGCCCGAGACCGTCGAGGAGACGGCCGAGCAGGTGACCGCGGCCGGCGGCACCGGGGTGGCCGAGGTCGTCGACCACCTCGACCCGGACCAGGTGGCCGCGCTGGCCGGGCGGGTCGGCGCCGCCCACGGGCGCATCGACGTGCTGGTCAACGACATCTGGGGGGCCGAGGTCCTGAAGGGCGGGCCCGACCGCTGGGACACCCCGGTGTGGGAGCACGACCTCGACGACGGGCTCCGCATCCTGCGCCTGGCGATCGACACCCACCTGATCACCTCCCACCACCTGCTCCCGCTGCTCGTGGCCCGGCCCGGCGGGGTGCTGGTCGAGGTCACCGACGGCACCACCGCCTACAACGCCACCCACTACCGGATCTCGGCCTACTACGACCTGGCCAAGGTGACCGTGAACCGCCTGGCCTGGTCCCAGGGCCACGAGCTGGCGCCCCACGGGGCGACGGCGGTGGCGGTCACGCCCGGGTGGATGCGCTCGGAGATCATGCTGGAGGCGTTCGGGACCGCCGAGGACACCTGGCGCGACGCCGTCGACCCGCCCGACGGGTCGGCCCCGACCGCCCCTCCCGGCTTCGCCGACTCCGAGTCGCCCCGCTTCGTCGGCCGGGGCATCGCCGCCCTGGCCGCGGACCCGGGCCGGGCCCGGTGGAACCAGGCCTCGGTCACCGCCGGGGAGCTGGCCCGCACCTACCACGTGTCCGACGTCGACGGCCGCCGCCCCGATGCCTGGGCGGCCATGGCCGACGAGGAGGCCACCGGCGCCTCCGGCTGAGCCCGCCGGAGCCTCGCGGCGGGGGTCAGACGGGAGGGGCGGCGCCGGCGCGGAGGTGGGTGAGGGCGGCGGCGGCGACGGTGCCCAGGGCCAGCAGGGCGAGGGTGCCGGCCACGCTCACCCGGCTGAGGCCGGCCGCGGCGGCGGCCCCGCCGACCACGGCGAGCAGCGGGACGGCCCCGTGCCACCACCAGTGGTCGGTGTCGTCGCCGAGGGGGGAGCGCATGGCCGAGGTCGTGGTCGAGCCGGTGACGTAGCCCCCGGTCAGGTAGGACACGCCGAGCCGCCGGGCCAGGGCGGCCTGCAGGCCCATGGCCAGGGCCAGGGGCGCGGTGAGGAGGGCGGCGGGCACCTGGGCCACGCCCTGGACGAGGGCCACGGCGCCGATGACCACGCCCTCGACGCCCATCACCAGGGCCGGGCGCAGCGTGCGCCCCCGGGCCCGGCGGGCCTGGCGCCACCGGCCCAGCCCCGCGGCCCCGACGATGAAGCCCGCCAGGGCGGCGGCCGACGCCCCGGTGTCGATGGTCGAGTCCCGGGTCACCGAGATCCCGAGCAGCAGCACGTTGCCGGTCTGGTTGCTGAGGAAGGCCCCGCCGAGGTGGAGGAAGGCGGTGGCGTCGAGCCCGCCGGCCACGACCATGAGCACGACGAGGGCCAGGGTGTCGGGCGGGTCGCCGGACCACGGGTCGTCCGCCGCCGCGGCCTGGCCGTCCCCCGTGCCCACCCCGCCATCTTGGTCGCGCCCGATCGGCGGTGCCGGGACCCGGGCCCCGCCGGCCCGGCCCCCGCTAGGCGGCGCTCCTGCTCAGGTCGTGCGGGCGAAGCGGGCGGTGGCCAGGGCGCCGAAGACGACCAGGATGGCGGCGGTCCACACCAGGCTGAGCACCACCCAGTAGGCGGTGGTGTGGCCGATGCCGACCACCTCGGTCCCGCCCTGCATCAGCGACCGCACCGCGTTGATGATGACGGTGATGGGCTGGTTGGCGGCGAAGGGCTGCATCCACCCGGGCATGCTCTGGATGGGCACGTTGGCGCTGGAGATGAACGAGAACGGGATCACCAGCATGGACATCCCCTGGGCGGCCTGGGCGTTGCCCGACACCAGCCCGATGGTGATGAACACCCAGGTGAAGGCGTAGCCGGCCACCAGCATGAGGACGAAGGCCAGGATCGTGGGGCCGATGCCGCCGTGGGCGCGGAAGCCGAGCACGAAGCCGAGGGCGCCGGTGACGAGCATCCCCCAGCCCACCAGGGTGATGTCGGCCAGCGACCGGCCCACCATCACTGCAGCACGGGGGATGGGCAGGGACCGCATGCGGTCGTAGACGCCGGTGGCCGAGTCCTCGGCCACGCCCGCGGCGGCGCCCATCCCGGTCCACAGGATCACCGTGACGAGGAAGCCCGGCACCAGGAAGTCGACGTAGCTGAGCTCGCCACCGGTGCTGATGGCCCCGCCGAACACGTAGCGGAACATGAACAGGAACAGGGCGCCCTGCACGGTGCCCATGAGCAGCAGCTGCGGGGTGCGGAAGAACTGCAACACGGTGCGGCGGGCGGTGGCCAGGGCCGTGGTGCCCAGGCCGGCGCCGCCCTGGGGGCGCACGGCGGGGACGCCGACGTCGGCGGGCGTGGGCTCGGGGGCGGTGGTGGGGGAGGGGGTGGCGGTGGTGGACATCAGGGGGCTCCGTTCAGGCGGCCGTGGAGGCGGGGTCGGACGGGTCGGCGTCGTCGAGGGGCTGGCCGGTGAGGGCGAGGAAGACCTCGTCGAGGGTCGGGCGCCGGAGCCCGACGTCGTCGACCGGGAGGTCGCGGTCGTCGAGGACGCGGACCACCGAGGAGAGCTCGTCGGCGCCGCCCTCGATGGGGACGGTGACCCGTTGCAGGTCGGTGTCGGTGCGGGGCGCCTCGCTGCCGACGGCGGCGAGCACGTCGGCCACCGCGTCCAGGTCGGTGGCGTGGCGGGGGCGGACCTCGAGCACGTCGTTGCCGGCCCGGCCCTTCAGCTCGTCGGGGGTGCCCGCAGCGATGACCCGCCCGTGGTCGACGATCACGATGTCGCGGGCCAGCTGGTCGGCCTCCTCCAGGTACTGGGTGGTGAGCAGGACGTCGGTGCCCCCGCTGACGAGGCCCCGGATGGCGTCCCACAGCTCCATGCGGCTGCGGGGGTCGAGCCCGGTGGTCGGCTCGTCGAGCAGCAGCAGCTGGGGTCGGCCGACCAGGCTGGCGCCCAGGTCGAGGCGGCGGCGCATGCCGCCGGAGTAGGTGCGGACGAGGCGGTCGCCGGCGTCGGCCAGGCCCAGGCGCTCCAGCACGGCCCCGCTCTCGGTGCGGGCCTCGCGCCGACCGAGGCCGAAGAGCCGGGCGACCATCTCCAGGTTCTCCCGGCCCGTCATGGCCGGCTCGACCGAGGCCGACTGGCCGGCCAGGCCGATCACCTGGCGGACGGCCCTCGGGTCCCGGGCCACGTCGATGCCGGCCACCCGCAGGGTCCCGGAGGTGGGCCGCAGGAGGGTGGCCACGGCGCTGATGAAGGTCGTCTTGCCCGCCCCGTTGGGGCCGAGCAGGGCCGTGACCCGACCCGACTCGGCGGTGAGGTCGAGCCCGTCGAGGGCGTGGACGTCGCCGTAGTGCTTGGTCAGGCCCTGGGCCTCGATGATGGTGGCCATGGTGCTCCGATGCTCCGGGGGTGGGCGTGCGGGGGAGACGACGCCCGCGGACCGGACTGAGCGGCCGCCGGGGGCCGCTCGCCCCGGTCACCGGGCGACGAGGAGCACGCTACGGAGCCCCGAGGTCAGGACCTGGCCGCAGGGATGACGATCTGGAGAACAGCCGAGCCGCCGGGCCCCGCTGACAATCAGGTGGCGCTGCGGAGGGCATCGACCTGGTCGTCGGACACGCCGGTGGCCTCGACCAGGTCGGCGAGGGCCTCGTGGAGCCCGTCGGTGAGGCGGTCGACGTCGGGCAGGACGTCGGGGCAGGCCAGCACCCCGAAGTCGAGGCTGTCGCGGTAGCTCATCACCGTCATGTTCGGCCCGACGCCGTCGGCGATGGGGCCGATGGGGTAGATCGCCTCCATGTGGGCCCCGATCGAGTACAGCGAGAAGGGCGGGCCGGGCACGTTGGAGATGGTCACGTTGAACAGCGGCCGGTGGCGACCGGCCACGTTGACCCGGCTGTAGAGCTTGGCGGCGCGCCCGGCGACGGCGGGGGCCGCGAACTCGGCCCAGTCGGTGAGGGTGTCGGCCCCGATGGCCTGCTGCTGCTCCTTCACGTCGACCATGCAGTCGTGGATGACCTGGAGGCGCGCCAGGGGGTCGTCGACGTCGGTGGCCAGCGAGGTGAAGGTGGTGGTGACCCGGTTGCCCAGGCTGTCGCGCTCGTCGTCGGAGCGGACCGACACCGGCACCATGGCGACCAGGGGGGTGTCGGGCAGGTCGCCGTCGGCCGCCAGGTAGCGGCGCAGCGACCCGGCGCAGAGGGCCAGGACCACGTCGTTGACGGTGCAGCCGGCGGCCTTCTTGACCGCCTTCACCGCCGGCAGCGAGAGCGACGTGGTGCCGAAGCTGCGACGGCCGGTGATGGGCACGTTGAGCTCGGTGCGGGGCGCGGAGAAGGGCGAGGGCGGGGCCAGCCGGGGCGACTCCCGGTTGCGCCGGCGCAGGGCGAAGGCGGCACCGGTGGTGCGGAGCCCCGCCTTGGCCACCCGGACGGGCTGGCGGGCGAGGGAGGTGGCGGCGTAGCCGAGCAGCTCGATGTCGCTCGGCACCGGGTCGGGCTCCCAGTCGTCACCCCCGGGGTGCTCGGCGATCTCGGGGCTGAGGTCGAGCATGGCCACGGTGAGCTCGTTGCCGGAGGCGCCGTCGATGGCGGCGTGGTGCACCTTGCTCAGGCACCCGACCTTGCCGCCCTCGAGGCCCTCGATCATCCAGACCTCCCAGAGGGGGCGGGACCGGTCGAGGGGCTGGGCCACCAGGCGGCCGACGAGGGTCCGCAGCTGCGCGTCGCTGCCCGGGGACGGCAGGGCGGTGCTGCGGACGTGGTAGTCGATGTCGAAGTCCGGGTCCTCGATCCAGAGCGGGTGGTGCAGGCCGAAGGGCACCTCGACGAGGCGGCGTCGGAACGGGGGGGCCAGGTGCAGGCGCGACCCGTAGACCTCCTTCACCTTCTCGAGGGTCACGGGCTCGTCCGCCTCGGAGGGGTCGAGGACCATGAGGCTGGCGACGTGCATGTGCGACGACGGCGTCTCCAGGTAGAGGAACGACGCGTCGAGGCCGGTCAACCGTTGCACCTGGTGGGCTCCTTCTGGTCCGGGGGTGGGTCGGACCGTAGGCCGTGGCGTGACCGCTTTCACGCCCCCGGCGCCGACGGAGGGTCCCCCGTGGCCGCCGCTCAGTCCGCAGGGCGGGCCGGCGCGGCCTCGGGCGGGCGGACCAGGGCGCGCAGCGCTCCCCGCGAGCCGACCACGGCCAGCATGGCCAGGCCCCCGCCCACGCCGAGGGCCACGGCCACGCTGGCCCGGGCCACGCCGGGGGAGAGGAGCATCGGGACCTCGCCGCGGGTGAGGACCTGGCGGTTCACCACCCCGAACAGGACGGCCAGGCCGGCAGCGCCGGTGAAGACCGGCACCCGGCCGTCGGCCCGGCGTCGGGCGGTGAGGACCAGCCCTGCGACCAGGAGGCCGGCCGCGAGCAGGGGGGCGAGCAGCGCCAGGGCCCGGGCCGGGGCTGCGTCGGCGGAGCGGGTCCAGGCCTGGGCCGCGGCGGTGGCGCAGGACGCGAGCAGGACGACGCCGGCCGCGAGGGTCACCTCGCGGCCCCAGCGGGTGAGGCCCAGGAGGGGGAGGGCGACGAGGGCGACGGCGGCGGCCGCCAGCCAGCCGCCGGCGGCGGCCCCGCCCGAGGGGCCGATGCCGATGCCGTCGTGGAGCACGACGGGGCCGGGCACGGACTCGTCGAAGGCGATGGTGCCCGGCGGCCCGTCGAGGGCGACCGAGACCTCCCAGCGCTCGACCTGGCCGCCCGGCAGGGTGGCGCGGTACACGTTGCCGTAGCGCTCGACGTCGACGGGTCCGGCGGTGTCGCCGTCGGCGCTCCCGGTGACCTCGACCCGTGCGTCCTCCACCGGGTCGCGGCCCTCCTCGGTGCGGAGGGTGAGGTCGAGCAGCACCCCCGGCGCGTCGGTGTCGTCGACGTCGCGGACGCTGGCGACCACGTCGTAGGGGCCGTAGGTGCCGAGGAAGGCGGTCCGGCTGTTGTGGGCCGCGGCCGGGCCGGCGACCGCGACGAGGGTGACCAGGGAGGCCGCCAGGGCCGCGACGAGGGCGCGGACCGCCGTCGTCACCCGGGGGCGCGGGTGGCGAGGGTCGAGTAGCACATCTCGTCCTCGGTGCCCTCGGCCCAGCTGATGTGGTGCGGTTCGTCGGTCGGGTCGACGAGGGCGCGGTCCCACGAGCACTCGACCCGGATGACGTCGCCCTCCTCGAGGGTGATGTCCTCGTCGAGGGCGTAGTTGAACTGCCAGTCGAAGTCCCAGCGGGGGATGTCGAGCAGCACCTTCTCCTCCGGCGTGTCCGGGTTGAGCGTCATCCGGAACGTGCTGCCGATCTCGTGCATGTGGCCGAGCACGGCGAGGACCTCCCCGGTGCTGCTCACGCCGTGGTCGCAGGAGGTGCGGGCGATGCCGTCCTCGTCGAGGTGGGAGATCTCCTCGGGGGTGGTGCCGCAGACGGCGTGGAGGCCGTTGGCGATGATCGGCCCGGCCGGGCCGTACTGCTCGCGCAGGGCCTCCATCTCGGCGTCGCGGTCGCAGCGCGGCGCCTCCTGGTCCTCGGGCAGGCACGGGATCTCGGCCGGCGCCAGGTAGGTGGAGACCTCGATGTCGTCGAGCTCCGCGGGGTCGACGTCGGACATCTGCATGGCGAGCGACGACTGGTCCGGCGGCGGGTCCTCGTCGAGGTGGTAGTGCATCTGCACCACCAGCTTGTCGCCCGGCTCCAGCTTCATGCCGGTGCCCTCGGGGAAGAGCGACGGGGGCTGGCCGGGGGCCCAGCCCATGAGCAGGTCGGAGCCGCCCATGCCGGAGGCCGACAGGCCGCTGCCGCTCACGTTGATGCCGCCGAAGCACTCCCAGCCCGGGTCGTCGTCGCGGGCCTCGGCCTCGGCCAGGGCCTCGTCGGAGTCGGTCCGCACCCGGTAGACGAGGGCGTGGTGCACGATCGGGAGCTGGTCGGGGAGGAACTGGTAGCCGGTGACGGCCGCCGGCTCGGTGAGCCCGGGGTCGAGGGTGAAGCAGCGGTAGTCGTTCTCCTTCTCCACCGTGCCGGTGTAGGGCTCGGGGAGGGTGAGCTCGACGTCGGTGCGGAGCTCGGGTCCGTCGGTCTCGGTCGCCTCGACCCGCGTCTCGGGGTCGACGTCGAGGGGCCCGCCGGCGTCGGCCCACTCGGTGATGGCGGCCACCTCCTCGTCGGTGAGGCGGGGGGAGTGCTGGAGGTCCACGCCCTCCTCGGAGGCCAGCCAGGGCGGCATGTAGCCGGACTCCACGGCGAGGCCGATGCCGGACGCGACCCGGGCCGCGTCGCCGGCGGTGGCCAGCTCCCAGGTGCCCGAGCCGGAGCCGCCGGGCTCGTGGCACGAGGCGCAGCTGCTCTCGAGCACGGGCTGGACGGTGGCGGAGAACTGCGGGTCCTCGGCGGTGGCCACCTGGTACTCGACCTGGTCGGACTCCTGCTCGTCGATGCGCAGCTGGTCGGCCTCGGGGGCCACCAGGTCGAGGTGCAGGTCGGCGTCGTCGCCCGACCTCACCAGGCCGGTGATGCTGATGGGGCCGGCGTCGAAGTCCGACAGGAGGATGTGGGCGTCGGCCACCACGTGCAGCTCGCCGTCGTCGCGGGTGACGGTGCCGGCGACCTCGACCTCGCGGGTGGTCTCCTTGATGGTCAGCTCGCCGAGGAGGGTGACGTCGTAGGCGGTGCCGTCCTCGATGGCGTCGGGGATGCCCTCCACCTCGCGGGTCGCGAACGTGACCAGCGGGTACTGGTCGGAGCTCAGGTAGTCCTGGCGGAGGCGCTCGTCGCGCAGCGACTCGTCGGAGGTCAGCTGCTCGACGTTGATGACGATGTCGCCCACCTCGCTGGCCGCGGGGTCGTCCTCGTCGACGAGGATGTCGCCCGCGATGCCCTGGGTCTCACCGGTGGCGGTGCTGCCCACCCCGGCGAGGATCTCCTCCACCTCATAGGTGGCGGTGGAGCGGGAGGGGTCGATGCGGTAGAGCGTCTGGCCCGGCCCGGCGGTGAGCTCGGGGGCCTCGGGCACGTCCCAGTCGACGGTGACGGGGTCGAGGCGGAACATCGACGCCCCCACCCACCCCGCGCCGGCCAGGCAGGCGAGCAGCACCGTCGACGCCACGATGGCGATCGGGTGCTTGCGCCAGAACGACTTCACCTTGGTCATGGGGCTCCGCTCCGCTGGCACCTGCCGGGGCCGCACCGGGCGGGCGCCTGCGGAGGTGGGGGTGTGACGAAAGTTGCAGTGGCAGTGACACAACGTAGTGGTCGTCGCGCGACGTGTCGACCATGCCACGGGCCCGTGCCGGGCGCCCGCGGGGTGGTGGCCGTAGCCTCCGGCGATGCCCGGCGGCGCGGACCTCGACCAGCTGCTGGCCGCCCTCGACCCGTGGCTGGACCCGACCGTGCTCGTCTACGTCCGGGTGCCGCCGGGCGACGAGGTGCCCGGCGGGCGCGCCTTCGCCCGGGTGGAGGAGCGGGAGGGGACCACGCTCGTGGTGGCCGCCGACGACGCCGAGCGGCAGGGCCTCGAGCCCGTCTTCCGCTGTCGGCGCCTGGAGCTGCGGGTCGCCTCCGACCTGGGCGCGGTGGGCCTCACCGCCGCGGTCGCGGGCGCGCTGGCCGGGGCCGGCATCGCCGCCAACGTGGTGGCCGCGGCCGTCCACGACCACGTGCTGGTGCCCGACGACCGGGCCGAGGAGGCCCTGGAGGTGCTGCGCGCCCTCTCGGCCGCGGCCCGGGCCTGACGCCCAGGCGCCGGGCTCAGAGCCCGGCGGCGTCGGCCATGCGGTCGACCTGGTCGAGCCCGGCGGCCATGGGCCACAGGCACAGCTCCTCGACGCCGACCTCGGCCAGGGCGTCGCGGGCGCCCTGCACGTCCTCGGGGGTGCGCAGCATGTTGTCCTTGATCATCTGGGCCATGTCCGGCGCGAAGGCGTAGTAGCTGCCGGCGTTGCGGTCGGCCTCCTCCCGGACGTCGTCGCCCAGGGCCACGTAGGTGGCGGCGTAGAGCCGGGGGGCGGGCCGGCCCGCGGCCTCGGCCTCCTCGGCCATGACCTGGCGGGCGCCGGCGACGGCGTCGGGGGGGATGGGCCCGGCCACGAAGGCATCCGCGATGCGGCCGGCCCGGCGGAAGGCGGGCTCGGAGAACCCGCCGAGCACGATCTCCGGCGACGGCGGCGTGGGGCCCACGGGGAGCTCGGCCCCCTCGGGCGTCTCGCCGGCCCACACGGACCGGCAGGTGGCGACGACCTCCTCGAGGGCGTCGCCCTTGCCGGTGGGCTCCTCGCCCAGGGCCAGGTAGTCGTCGTCGCGGCCCCCGATGCCGATGCCCAGGCGGAAGCGCCCGCCGGAGATGGCGTCGAGGGTGGCGGCCTGCTTGGCCAGGAGCACGGCCTGGCGGGGCGGGGCGACCAGGACGGTGGGCATGAGGTCGATGCGCTCGGTGGCGCCCGCGGCGGCGGCGAGGGCGATGAGCTCCTCGTGGGTGTCGTAGGCGATGCGGCCGATGGTGCCGAGCACCGAGAAGCCGCGCTCCTCGGCCTTGCGGGCCCAGGTGACCAGCTCGGGGCCCTCGACCCCGATCAGCGAGTTGGGCAGTCCGATGCCGATGTCCATGTCCTCTGACCTCCGGTGCGGGTGGGGCGGGGCCGAGTGTACGGACGGACCCGCCCGACCCGCCCGGGGGTCAGCGGCGGCGGCTCAGGACGACGTCACCCACAGCCCCTGGGTGGGGTGGCCGGTGGCCAGGCCCGGGAACGGGTCGCTGCCGTCGGGGAGCTTGGGCAGGGTGTCGAGGGTGTAGCCGTGCACGGTGGGCTGGGCCGACACCCGCCAGGTCGTCCAGTTGGCCCACAGGCTGTAGGCCTCGCTGCCGAAGCGCCGGTTGATCTCCTCGTAGATGGCGGCCCGGGCGTCGGGGTCGGGCTCGGAGCGGCCCTCGTCGAGGAGGCGGTCGATCTCGGGGTCGTCGATGCGGCTGAAGTTCGCCGGCGAGGTGCTCTTGAACCACACCGTGAGCTCGTCGGGGTCGCCGCCCGGGTAGTTGCGGAAGCCGGTCAGGTCGTACTCGCCGCTGATGGCGTTGTCGATCTGCTTGTCCTGCTGGACGGTGGCCAGCTCGATGTCGATGCCGATCTCGGCGAACGCCTGCTGGTAGTAGACCGCCGTCTCGCGGGCGCCGGCGTCGGGCGTGTCCTGGAGGGTGATCGGGGGGAGCGGGCCCTTCTCGGCCTCGTACTCGGCGACCAGGGCCCTGGCCCCGTCGAGGTCCTGGGTGGGGTAGCCGGCGTCCTCGAGGTAGCCCACCGACCCGGGCCCGTAGGGGCCCGACGCCATGGTGAACAGGCCCCGGGTGATGACCTCGCGGTAGTCCTGGCGGTCGATCGACATGGCCATGGCCCGCCGGATGCGGACGTCGTCGAAGGGCGGCTTGGACGTGTTGATCTGCAGGAACGCGACCTCGGCGTAGTCCTCCGAGTCGCGGTTGTCGACGATGCCCTCCTCGGCCAGGTCGTCGAGGGTGAGGAAGGCCTGGGCCTGCGAGGTGTGCATGAGGTCGATCTCGCCCGACTCGAGGGCGTTGACCCGCTGCTCGGCCTCGACGATGGGGGTGAAGCGGAGCTCGTCGAGGTACGGGTAGGGCTGGCCGTCGGGCGCCTCCTGCCAGTAGTCCGGGTTCTTCTCGGCGATGAGCTCCCGGCCCTTCTCCCAGCTCTGGAGCTCGAACGGGCCGGTGCCGATGAGGTTGCTGTCGCAGCGCTCGGCGTCGTCGAGCTGGGCCTGGCCGCTGATGCCGAGGCGCCCGCTGGAGAACAGGAAGGCGGGGAAGGCGACCCAGGGGACCTTGGTGGTGACGGTGACCTCGAGGTCGCCGGTGACCTCGACGGTGTCGATGTTGTCGAGCACGAACACGAACAGGAGGGGGCTGCGCCCCTCGTACTGGCCGCGGTAGGCGTCGAGGTTGTTCTTGACCACCTCGGCGGTGAGGTCCGAGCCGTCGTGGAACGTCACGCCGTCGCGCAGGGTGATGGTCCACTCGGTGAAGTCGTCGTTGGGGTCGACCGACCGGGCCAGGTAGGGCACGTACTCGCCCTCGGCGTTGGGGGCGGTGAGCGTGTCGTAGATGCTGCGGGCGACCATGATCCCGGAGATGGCCAGCTGCGCCTCCTGGAGGCACCAGCCGTCGCCGGTCTCGGCCTCCAGCCCGTAGGACACCGACCCGCCCCGGACCGGGTCGCCCACGTCGTCGCCCGACGCGGTGCCGCCGTCGCCCTTGCCGCCGCCACAGGCGGTGGCGAGCAGGGCGAGGGCGACGCCCAGGCCGAGCAGGCGGAGGCGACGGGGGCGCAGGCTGGTCATCGGGTCTCCTGGGGGTCCGTGGTGCGAGGAGCCGAGGCTACGACCTCGCGACCACCGCCCGTGACCGCTGCGGCGCAGGTCACACCGGCGCGCGGTAGCGTTGCGACCGGCGGACACCGTCCCGCCCCGAGGAGGCCCCGTGGCCATCGACGACATCCGCTCGAGCATGCGATCGAACGAGGAGATCATCGGCCGGTCCGACCTCGACGACGCCGAGGCGATCCTCGCCATCACCACCCTCGATGAGACCGCCACCGTCCACGCGGTGGCCGACCACGCCGACGCCATCTTCACCTGGGACTACGAGAAGGGCGCCCGACCGGCCCTCTCCAAGCTCTACGAGAAGGCCAAGACCTCGCAGTGGAACGGCGAGACCGACCTCCCCTGGGACACCGCCGTCGACCCCGAGCAGGCGGTGCGGGAGCAGAACGCGGCGATGAACCCGGGCGCCGAGAGCCTCGTGCCCCCGTTCGACACCACCGGCACCCCCCTCGCGTCCTGGGGCGAGGCCGAGTACCTGGCCCTGGGCATGGAGATGCAGAACCACCTGCTCAGCCAGTTCATGCACGGCGAGCAGGGCGCCCTGCTGTGCACGGCCAAGATCGTCGAGACGGTGCCGTGGATCGACGCCAAGTACTACGCCGCCACCCAGGTGGTCGACGAGGCCCGCCACGTCGAGGTCTTCGCCAAGTACCTCGACACCAAGCTCGCCGGCCACTACCCGGTGAACGCCCACCTCCGGATGCTCCTCGACGACATCATCGAGGACTCCCGGTGGGACATGACCTACCTGGGCATGCAGATCATGGTCGAGGGCCTGGCCCTGGCCGCCTTCGGGATGATGCACCAGACCACGTCCGAGCCCCTGCTCAAGCAGCTGCTCCGCTACGTGATGAGCGACGAGGCCCGCCACGTGGCCTTCGGCGTGCTCAGCCTGAAGGAGTACTACGCCGAGCTGTCGGCCTCGGAGCTGCGCGAGCGCCAGGAGTTCGCCTTCGAGGCCGCGGTGCGCATGCGCGACCGCTTCCTCCAGCAGGAGGTGTGGCAGCGCCTCGACATCGACGTCGCCCCCCTCATCCCCATCCTCCGCCAGGACCCGGGCCGCATCCTCTTCCAGCAGCTGCTGTTCTCCAAGATCGTGCCCAACTGCAAGAAGCTGGGCCTGCTCGACGCCGGCGCCCCCGCGGGCGGCAAGGGCTGGCTGCGCGAGCGCTTCGAGGAGATGGACGTCATCCAGTTCGAGGACATGGTCGACACCGGCGAGGAGTACGAGGCCCTCGACGCGGTGGCCGCTGACCGGGCCACCGCCGGCGCCTGAGCCGCCCTCCACCGCCGGGCGCCACCGCGCGCCCCCCAGGCAGGAGTCGACCTTGGTCGGTGCCGCCGGCGCGACACGGTCCCTACCGTCGCGGCCGTGGACGCGCCCCGCCCCGACCGCCAGGCCCTCCTCGTCCGGATGGCCCTGCTGGCGGTGGTGGGCGCCGTGCTGGTCGGCGAGGGGGCGGGGGCGTCCCGACCGGGCCCCGCGCTCCTCGTGCTCGACGGCGTGGTCGGGGCCGCCGCCGCCCTGGCGGCCCCCGGCCTCCGGCACCGTCCGGTCGGCGCCGCCCTCGCCCTCGCCGGGTTGAGCGCGCTCGTCCCCACCGTCACCCCGGTGGCCGCC
Above is a window of Iamia majanohamensis DNA encoding:
- a CDS encoding SDR family oxidoreductase, producing the protein MGWEPDRDALRGRVAVVAGATRGAGRGIAVALGEVGATVVCTGRSSRTGTLRSDYDRPETVEETAEQVTAAGGTGVAEVVDHLDPDQVAALAGRVGAAHGRIDVLVNDIWGAEVLKGGPDRWDTPVWEHDLDDGLRILRLAIDTHLITSHHLLPLLVARPGGVLVEVTDGTTAYNATHYRISAYYDLAKVTVNRLAWSQGHELAPHGATAVAVTPGWMRSEIMLEAFGTAEDTWRDAVDPPDGSAPTAPPGFADSESPRFVGRGIAALAADPGRARWNQASVTAGELARTYHVSDVDGRRPDAWAAMADEEATGASG
- a CDS encoding YoaK family protein; protein product: MGTGDGQAAAADDPWSGDPPDTLALVVLMVVAGGLDATAFLHLGGAFLSNQTGNVLLLGISVTRDSTIDTGASAAALAGFIVGAAGLGRWRQARRARGRTLRPALVMGVEGVVIGAVALVQGVAQVPAALLTAPLALAMGLQAALARRLGVSYLTGGYVTGSTTTSAMRSPLGDDTDHWWWHGAVPLLAVVGGAAAAAGLSRVSVAGTLALLALGTVAAAALTHLRAGAAPPV
- a CDS encoding ABC transporter permease → MSTTATPSPTTAPEPTPADVGVPAVRPQGGAGLGTTALATARRTVLQFFRTPQLLLMGTVQGALFLFMFRYVFGGAISTGGELSYVDFLVPGFLVTVILWTGMGAAAGVAEDSATGVYDRMRSLPIPRAAVMVGRSLADITLVGWGMLVTGALGFVLGFRAHGGIGPTILAFVLMLVAGYAFTWVFITIGLVSGNAQAAQGMSMLVIPFSFISSANVPIQSMPGWMQPFAANQPITVIINAVRSLMQGGTEVVGIGHTTAYWVVLSLVWTAAILVVFGALATARFARTT
- a CDS encoding ATP-binding cassette domain-containing protein, producing MATIIEAQGLTKHYGDVHALDGLDLTAESGRVTALLGPNGAGKTTFISAVATLLRPTSGTLRVAGIDVARDPRAVRQVIGLAGQSASVEPAMTGRENLEMVARLFGLGRREARTESGAVLERLGLADAGDRLVRTYSGGMRRRLDLGASLVGRPQLLLLDEPTTGLDPRSRMELWDAIRGLVSGGTDVLLTTQYLEEADQLARDIVIVDHGRVIAAGTPDELKGRAGNDVLEVRPRHATDLDAVADVLAAVGSEAPRTDTDLQRVTVPIEGGADELSSVVRVLDDRDLPVDDVGLRRPTLDEVFLALTGQPLDDADPSDPASTAA
- a CDS encoding WS/DGAT/MGAT family O-acyltransferase, translated to MTGLDASFLYLETPSSHMHVASLMVLDPSEADEPVTLEKVKEVYGSRLHLAPPFRRRLVEVPFGLHHPLWIEDPDFDIDYHVRSTALPSPGSDAQLRTLVGRLVAQPLDRSRPLWEVWMIEGLEGGKVGCLSKVHHAAIDGASGNELTVAMLDLSPEIAEHPGGDDWEPDPVPSDIELLGYAATSLARQPVRVAKAGLRTTGAAFALRRRNRESPRLAPPSPFSAPRTELNVPITGRRSFGTTSLSLPAVKAVKKAAGCTVNDVVLALCAGSLRRYLAADGDLPDTPLVAMVPVSVRSDDERDSLGNRVTTTFTSLATDVDDPLARLQVIHDCMVDVKEQQQAIGADTLTDWAEFAAPAVAGRAAKLYSRVNVAGRHRPLFNVTISNVPGPPFSLYSIGAHMEAIYPIGPIADGVGPNMTVMSYRDSLDFGVLACPDVLPDVDRLTDGLHEALADLVEATGVSDDQVDALRSAT
- a CDS encoding YceI family protein → MTKVKSFWRKHPIAIVASTVLLACLAGAGWVGASMFRLDPVTVDWDVPEAPELTAGPGQTLYRIDPSRSTATYEVEEILAGVGSTATGETQGIAGDILVDEDDPAASEVGDIVINVEQLTSDESLRDERLRQDYLSSDQYPLVTFATREVEGIPDAIEDGTAYDVTLLGELTIKETTREVEVAGTVTRDDGELHVVADAHILLSDFDAGPISITGLVRSGDDADLHLDLVAPEADQLRIDEQESDQVEYQVATAEDPQFSATVQPVLESSCASCHEPGGSGSGTWELATAGDAARVASGIGLAVESGYMPPWLASEEGVDLQHSPRLTDEEVAAITEWADAGGPLDVDPETRVEATETDGPELRTDVELTLPEPYTGTVEKENDYRCFTLDPGLTEPAAVTGYQFLPDQLPIVHHALVYRVRTDSDEALAEAEARDDDPGWECFGGINVSGSGLSASGMGGSDLLMGWAPGQPPSLFPEGTGMKLEPGDKLVVQMHYHLDEDPPPDQSSLAMQMSDVDPAELDDIEVSTYLAPAEIPCLPEDQEAPRCDRDAEMEALREQYGPAGPIIANGLHAVCGTTPEEISHLDEDGIARTSCDHGVSSTGEVLAVLGHMHEIGSTFRMTLNPDTPEEKVLLDIPRWDFDWQFNYALDEDITLEEGDVIRVECSWDRALVDPTDEPHHISWAEGTEDEMCYSTLATRAPG
- a CDS encoding ACT domain-containing protein, with product MPGGADLDQLLAALDPWLDPTVLVYVRVPPGDEVPGGRAFARVEEREGTTLVVAADDAERQGLEPVFRCRRLELRVASDLGAVGLTAAVAGALAGAGIAANVVAAAVHDHVLVPDDRAEEALEVLRALSAAARA